A region of Carboxydocella sporoproducens DSM 16521 DNA encodes the following proteins:
- a CDS encoding adenine phosphoribosyltransferase translates to MNFKDKIRIIPDFPKPGIRFKDITTLLRDGQALRAAVQEIANRFRDEKIDLVVGPEARGFVIGTPVAYELGCGFVPLRKPGKLPAETAKMEYGLEYGKDALEIHLDAIQPGQRILLVDDLLATGGTTRAAVELVEKLGGQVVGLAFLIELTYLEGRKQLGDKEVFSLVQY, encoded by the coding sequence GTGAATTTTAAAGATAAAATTCGCATCATTCCTGATTTCCCTAAACCGGGTATTCGTTTTAAGGACATTACTACTCTGCTCAGAGATGGACAGGCCCTAAGGGCTGCGGTTCAGGAAATCGCCAACCGTTTCCGGGATGAAAAAATCGATCTGGTAGTAGGCCCGGAGGCCCGCGGCTTTGTTATCGGCACCCCGGTAGCCTATGAACTGGGCTGTGGATTCGTTCCTTTACGTAAACCCGGCAAATTGCCGGCTGAAACTGCGAAAATGGAATACGGGCTGGAATATGGTAAAGATGCCCTGGAAATCCATCTGGATGCCATTCAGCCAGGTCAAAGAATTTTACTGGTTGATGACCTGCTGGCCACCGGTGGTACTACCCGGGCAGCGGTGGAACTGGTGGAAAAACTGGGAGGGCAGGTAGTAGGGCTGGCCTTCCTGATTGAACTTACTTATCTGGAAGGGCGCAAACAACTGGGGGATAAAGAGGTTTTTTCCCTGGTCCAGTACTAA